A stretch of Janibacter endophyticus DNA encodes these proteins:
- a CDS encoding SelB domain-containing protein yields the protein MRRVLATAGHVDHGKSTLVRALTGRDPDRLAEERERGLTIELGFAWTHLGDGAKGVEVAFVDVPGHSRFIATMLSGIGPAPAVVLVVAADQGWQAQTSEHVEAVAALGIRDLLLVVTRSDLADPEPTRADALARLADRGWTDVPSVCVSATTGEGLDEVRAALADLARRLPDPDPGAPVRMWADRSFTIGGAGTVVTGTLGDGTIRGGDALTLLDPRSGAHEVTVRGLHSQDEQRDAVSGVARTAVNLRRVGTDAVGRGAVLLTPGAWALGRTVDVAVPSADLPEELTLHVGSADHQVAVRPLGPAHARVRTEVRLPWQVGDRLILRDPGSRRLWGARVVDVEPLPLRRRGAAAARGEALSSGDLRAVRLAEHRVQHVEDLDRLGLTGQPPAGREAGGGPGRVPGHDGLPGRDAVPRATEVRVDPFVVDPVAWAGWRREIRRLVDDLASRDPLSAGVPVAEAAGRLDVPETLVPELAAAESLTITAGRVHGEQAGLGPAEAGVAELERRLKDSPFAAPERQDLENLGLGAKQLAAAHRLGRILRLPDDVVLLPDGPARAMRELAALEQPFTLSQARQALGTTRRVAVPLLEHLDGRGWTRRVDGRLREVVR from the coding sequence ATGAGACGCGTCCTCGCGACCGCGGGCCACGTCGACCACGGCAAGTCGACGCTCGTCCGGGCGCTCACCGGCCGCGACCCTGACCGGCTCGCCGAGGAGCGGGAGCGGGGGCTGACGATCGAGCTCGGCTTCGCGTGGACGCACCTGGGCGACGGCGCGAAGGGGGTCGAGGTCGCCTTCGTCGACGTGCCGGGGCACAGCCGCTTCATCGCGACGATGCTCAGCGGGATCGGCCCGGCCCCGGCGGTCGTCCTGGTCGTCGCCGCGGACCAGGGCTGGCAGGCGCAGACGAGCGAGCACGTCGAGGCGGTCGCCGCGCTCGGCATCCGTGACCTGCTCCTCGTCGTCACCCGCAGCGACCTCGCCGACCCGGAGCCGACGCGCGCCGATGCCCTGGCCCGCCTCGCGGATCGCGGCTGGACCGACGTGCCGTCGGTGTGCGTCTCGGCGACGACGGGCGAGGGCCTCGACGAGGTGCGGGCCGCGCTCGCCGACCTCGCTCGGCGCCTGCCCGACCCCGACCCCGGGGCACCGGTGCGGATGTGGGCCGACCGCTCCTTCACCATCGGCGGCGCGGGCACGGTCGTCACCGGCACGCTCGGCGACGGGACCATCCGCGGCGGCGACGCGCTCACCCTGCTCGACCCCCGCAGCGGTGCTCACGAGGTGACCGTCCGCGGGCTGCACAGCCAGGACGAGCAGCGTGACGCGGTGAGCGGTGTCGCCCGCACCGCGGTCAACCTGCGCCGCGTCGGCACCGACGCCGTGGGACGCGGCGCCGTCCTGCTCACCCCTGGCGCCTGGGCGCTCGGACGGACGGTCGACGTCGCCGTCCCCTCCGCCGACCTCCCCGAGGAGCTCACGCTCCACGTCGGCAGCGCGGACCACCAGGTCGCGGTGCGTCCCCTCGGACCCGCCCACGCCCGGGTCCGCACCGAGGTTCGGCTGCCGTGGCAGGTCGGTGACCGGCTCATCCTCCGCGACCCCGGCAGTCGTCGGCTCTGGGGGGCGCGGGTCGTCGACGTCGAGCCGCTCCCCCTTCGCCGGCGGGGTGCCGCGGCCGCGCGCGGCGAGGCGCTCTCGAGCGGCGACCTGCGGGCCGTCAGGCTCGCCGAGCACCGGGTGCAGCACGTCGAGGACCTCGATCGGCTCGGGCTGACCGGGCAACCTCCCGCGGGCCGGGAAGCCGGCGGAGGGCCGGGACGCGTCCCGGGCCACGACGGGCTCCCCGGTCGCGACGCGGTTCCTCGGGCGACGGAGGTGCGGGTCGACCCCTTCGTCGTCGACCCGGTGGCCTGGGCCGGCTGGCGAAGGGAGATCCGCCGGCTCGTCGACGACCTCGCCTCCCGCGACCCGCTGAGCGCGGGCGTGCCGGTGGCCGAGGCCGCGGGGCGGCTCGACGTGCCGGAGACCCTCGTGCCCGAGCTCGCCGCCGCCGAGTCCCTCACGATCACCGCGGGACGGGTCCACGGGGAGCAGGCCGGCCTCGGCCCGGCCGAGGCCGGGGTCGCCGAGCTCGAACGACGACTCAAGGACTCCCCCTTCGCCGCCCCGGAGCGCCAGGACCTCGAGAACCTCGGGCTGGGCGCGAAGCAGCTCGCCGCCGCCCACCGGCTCGGTCGCATCCTGCGGCTGCCCGACGACGTGGTGCTCCTCCCCGACGGGCCGGCGCGGGCGATGCGTGAGCTCGCGGCGCTGGAGCAGCCCTTCACCCTCAGCCAGGCACGGCAGGCCCTCGGGACGACGCGACGGGTCGCCGTGCCGCTCCTCGAGCACCTCGACGGGCGCGGCTGGACCCGGAGGGTCGACGGCCGGCTGCGCGAGGTCGTTCGCTAG
- a CDS encoding DUF952 domain-containing protein: MSGTILHLALEREWAQAQQVGVYRTSTLGVSIADEGYLHACEDQDQLDGVVARYYGDVTEPLVVLSIDVDRLGAHGLSVRRERPVPGADLFPHVYGGDLPVGVVVSVERLVR, translated from the coding sequence GTGAGCGGCACGATCCTGCACCTCGCGCTCGAGCGGGAGTGGGCGCAGGCGCAGCAGGTCGGGGTCTACCGGACGTCCACCCTCGGCGTGAGCATCGCCGACGAGGGCTACCTCCACGCCTGCGAGGACCAGGACCAGCTCGACGGGGTCGTCGCCCGGTACTACGGCGACGTCACCGAGCCGCTCGTGGTCCTGTCGATCGACGTGGATCGCCTGGGCGCGCACGGGCTCTCGGTCAGGCGGGAGCGCCCGGTGCCGGGGGCCGACCTCTTCCCGCACGTGTACGGCGGTGACCTGCCCGTCGGCGTGGTGGTGAGCGTGGAGCGCCTGGTCCGCTGA
- a CDS encoding LLM class flavin-dependent oxidoreductase encodes MRLSLLDLAMVRSGQPIGEALADTVHLAQVADELGTFERLWFAEHHNMRSIGSSATAVLIAHVAARTERIRVGSGGVMLPNHAPLTVAEAFGTLAELHGDRIDLGLGRAPGTDQVTMRALRRNPADADRFPQDVLELQGYLSDQTRIEGIHAYPGEGTRVPIYILGSSLFGAQLAAQLGLPYAFASHFAPDHLQAAVRAYRDGFRPSEQLAEPYVIAALNVIAADTDEEADALRRQALSSRVRSLARRVPQLAHADLDDDIVAELMDTPVGQQARHMATYTVHGARERVAEGLADFQRLADADELMVANAASGRDARERTLHLLADIASA; translated from the coding sequence ATGCGTCTGTCCCTGCTCGATCTCGCCATGGTCCGCTCGGGCCAGCCCATCGGTGAGGCGCTCGCCGACACCGTGCATCTCGCGCAGGTCGCCGACGAGCTCGGGACCTTCGAGCGGCTGTGGTTCGCCGAGCACCACAACATGCGCTCCATCGGGTCGTCCGCGACGGCGGTGCTCATCGCGCACGTCGCGGCACGCACCGAGCGGATCCGGGTCGGGTCCGGCGGTGTCATGCTGCCCAACCACGCGCCGCTCACCGTGGCGGAGGCCTTCGGCACGCTCGCCGAGCTGCACGGCGACCGGATCGACCTCGGTCTCGGGCGGGCGCCGGGCACCGACCAGGTGACGATGCGTGCGCTGCGCCGCAACCCGGCCGACGCGGACCGCTTCCCCCAGGACGTCCTCGAGCTCCAGGGCTATCTCTCGGACCAGACCCGGATCGAGGGCATCCACGCGTACCCCGGCGAGGGGACGCGGGTGCCCATCTACATCCTCGGCTCCTCGCTCTTCGGGGCGCAGCTCGCGGCCCAGCTCGGGCTGCCGTACGCCTTCGCCTCGCACTTCGCGCCGGACCACCTCCAGGCGGCGGTGCGGGCGTACCGCGACGGCTTCCGCCCGAGCGAGCAGCTGGCCGAGCCGTACGTCATCGCCGCGCTCAACGTCATCGCCGCCGACACCGACGAGGAGGCCGACGCCCTCCGGCGGCAGGCGCTCAGCTCGCGGGTGCGCTCGCTGGCCCGCCGGGTGCCGCAGCTCGCCCACGCCGACCTCGACGACGACATCGTCGCCGAGCTCATGGACACCCCCGTCGGGCAGCAGGCGCGGCACATGGCGACCTACACGGTGCACGGGGCGCGGGAGCGCGTCGCCGAGGGGCTCGCGGACTTCCAGCGGCTCGCCGACGCGGACGAGCTCATGGTCGCCAACGCCGCCTCCGGCCGGGACGCTCGCGAGCGGACCCTGCACCTGCTCGCCGACATCGCGTCCGCGTGA
- the ppk2 gene encoding polyphosphate kinase 2 produces MAQKMGLREFIDDLVAKGYTVGGAKDEDPVLLMPDGKAVETWKDDYPYDELMDREEYDEEKYKLQVELLKFQYWAEDTDQKFVIVFEGRDAAGKGGTIKRFTEHLNPRGARVVALNKPNDRERGQWYFQRYVQHLPTNGEIVMFDRSWYNRAGVERVMGFCTDEEYETFMDHAPRFERTLAESGLHVTKLWFSVTQQEQRTRFAIRQLDPVRRWKLSPMDLESLDKWEAYTEAKEAMFNRTDTRHAHWTTIRSNDKKRARINAMRFFLNQFEYEGRDDSVVFAPDKKIVGRGRKTVGD; encoded by the coding sequence ATGGCGCAGAAGATGGGGCTTCGGGAGTTCATCGACGACCTGGTGGCGAAGGGGTACACCGTCGGCGGGGCGAAGGACGAGGACCCGGTCCTCCTCATGCCGGACGGGAAGGCCGTCGAGACGTGGAAGGACGACTATCCCTACGACGAGCTCATGGACCGCGAGGAGTACGACGAGGAGAAGTACAAGCTCCAGGTCGAGCTGCTGAAGTTCCAGTACTGGGCCGAGGACACCGACCAGAAGTTCGTCATCGTCTTCGAGGGCCGCGACGCCGCCGGCAAGGGAGGCACGATCAAGCGCTTCACCGAGCACCTCAACCCCCGTGGTGCTCGCGTCGTCGCGCTCAACAAGCCGAACGACCGTGAGCGCGGCCAGTGGTACTTCCAGCGCTACGTCCAGCACCTGCCGACGAACGGCGAGATCGTGATGTTCGACCGGTCCTGGTACAACCGCGCCGGCGTCGAGCGGGTCATGGGCTTCTGCACCGACGAGGAGTACGAGACCTTCATGGACCACGCTCCCCGCTTCGAGCGCACGCTCGCCGAGTCGGGGCTGCACGTCACCAAGCTGTGGTTCTCGGTGACCCAGCAGGAGCAGCGGACCCGCTTCGCGATCCGCCAGCTCGACCCCGTGCGCCGGTGGAAGCTCTCGCCGATGGACCTCGAGTCGCTCGACAAGTGGGAGGCCTACACCGAGGCCAAGGAGGCGATGTTCAACCGCACGGACACCCGCCACGCCCACTGGACGACGATCCGCTCCAACGACAAGAAGCGCGCCCGGATCAACGCGATGCGCTTCTTCCTCAACCAGTTCGAGTACGAGGGCCGCGACGACTCCGTCGTGTTCGCCCCGGACAAGAAGATCGTCGGACGAGGCCGCAAGACCGTCGGCGACTGA
- a CDS encoding DUF3105 domain-containing protein, translating to MTKKKTANARQERLEAARREQQAAEKKKTLILYGAAALAVVIIAGAVFWAIANDEGRKIAASGTIEGVQTYEYAGGAHTPEQVDYAETPPVGGEHDAAWLNCGIYDKPVPNENAVHSLEHGAVWITYQPDLAADQVDKLKDLTPQTYGLLSPFADMDSPITISAWGHQLKVDSAEDARIGAFIKEYRQGPQTPEPGAACTGGVDA from the coding sequence ATGACCAAGAAGAAGACCGCCAACGCCCGTCAGGAGCGCCTCGAGGCCGCGCGCCGCGAGCAGCAGGCCGCGGAGAAGAAGAAGACGTTGATCCTCTACGGGGCCGCGGCCCTGGCCGTCGTCATCATCGCCGGCGCCGTCTTCTGGGCCATCGCCAACGACGAGGGCCGCAAGATCGCGGCGAGCGGGACGATCGAGGGCGTGCAGACGTACGAGTACGCCGGCGGCGCGCACACCCCGGAGCAGGTCGACTACGCCGAGACCCCGCCCGTCGGCGGCGAGCACGACGCCGCCTGGCTCAACTGCGGCATCTACGACAAGCCGGTGCCGAACGAGAACGCCGTCCACTCCCTCGAGCACGGAGCCGTCTGGATCACCTACCAGCCCGACCTCGCCGCCGACCAGGTCGACAAGCTCAAGGACCTCACCCCGCAGACCTACGGCCTGCTCTCCCCCTTCGCGGACATGGACAGCCCGATCACCATCTCCGCGTGGGGTCACCAGCTCAAGGTCGACTCGGCGGAGGACGCCCGTATCGGCGCCTTCATCAAGGAGTACCGCCAGGGCCCGCAGACGCCTGAGCCCGGCGCTGCCTGCACCGGCGGCGTGGACGCCTGA
- a CDS encoding DUF305 domain-containing protein, with amino-acid sequence MSPRTIVAALVTLAIGLASGVFIGRTSGNGGAPGDLSVDAGFARDMQTHHDQAVEMSLIVRDLTDDEDVRQIAYDIARTQAHQSGQMAGWLQAWGLTPTSSQPVMGWMDEHNHVGHGDMPETAEGALMPGMATAEELTRLKGLEGQEAEVFFLQLMIRHHQGGVPMAEAAVDSASEPEVSRLAQTIIDSQGVEMETMTTMLQERDAEPLS; translated from the coding sequence ATGAGCCCGAGGACGATCGTCGCCGCCCTCGTCACCCTCGCGATCGGGCTGGCGTCAGGGGTCTTCATCGGCCGCACGTCCGGCAACGGCGGGGCACCCGGCGACCTGAGCGTCGACGCGGGCTTCGCGCGGGACATGCAGACCCACCACGACCAGGCCGTCGAGATGAGCCTGATCGTCCGCGATCTCACCGACGACGAGGACGTCCGCCAGATCGCCTACGACATCGCCCGGACCCAGGCTCACCAGTCCGGCCAGATGGCCGGCTGGCTCCAGGCGTGGGGTCTGACCCCGACGAGCTCGCAGCCGGTCATGGGCTGGATGGACGAGCACAACCACGTCGGTCACGGCGACATGCCCGAGACCGCCGAGGGCGCGCTCATGCCGGGCATGGCGACCGCCGAGGAGCTGACGCGACTCAAGGGCCTCGAGGGCCAGGAGGCCGAGGTCTTCTTCCTCCAGCTGATGATCCGGCACCACCAGGGTGGGGTCCCGATGGCCGAGGCCGCCGTCGACAGCGCCTCCGAGCCCGAGGTCAGCCGCCTCGCCCAGACGATCATCGACAGCCAGGGCGTCGAGATGGAGACGATGACGACGATGCTGCAGGAGCGCGACGCCGAGCCCCTGAGCTGA
- the recC gene encoding exodeoxyribonuclease V subunit gamma yields the protein MTFHLHRAVRTAELAGGLGELLADPLADPFAEEVVVVPEHGVERWLAQRLSHRLGVGEGGSAAPRRGDGVCAGVRFVRPASLVTMLTGRELDDPWLPTHLVWPLLATIDRCLGEPWAASLARHLGHGEAGADADIRLGRRYGLALRLARLIHRYGLQRPSVLTAWRAGRDEDGAGAELPDDLRWQAELYRRLLEVVDAPPPDVRHTATLERLRAGDATLDLPGRLSLFGHTRLPVTEVELLRALAVHRDVHLWLPQPSPAAWSAMTASLDGEGRRSVVPRSDDPLADAVAHPLLASLGRDSRELVRVLGADLGDEDELLETRTAPPGTVLAWLQSDIAANHVPDLAERSARVPAPGDRSLSIHACHGPTRQVEVLREVLVGLLEDDPTLEPRDVLVMCPDVEVYAPLIGAAFGLGDHGTDAAGVDTHPAHRLRVSIADRSLRATNPLLGVAEQLVALVGGRASASEILDLLGSEPVRHRFRLDDRDLDQITGWVAATGVRWGFDAAGRAPFALAAEAQNTWSFGLDRLLSGVAVSADGPLSIGGHTLPYDDIGSGSIDLAGRLAETLSRVEAAVETLGAARSASEWTRALREAVLDLTDVPMSDAWQVGDLDRVLAEASQHAPEDLPLRIADVRVLLADRLAGRPGRASFRTGGLTVCTMVPMRSVPHRVICLVGLDDDSFPRQQSIDGDDVLARAPLTGERDARSEDRQLLLDAVMAAGERLVITYTGADERSGERRPPAVPLGELIDAAAETVATAAAPGRDGTDPEDAAVTASVALGEVRHPLQPFDPRNFTAGVLTGADRPFSFDLAGLDGATALLGERTSVPPLLDGPLPAEDLTEISLAQLVDFVQSPARTFLRERLGLSVSWEADEVSDRMPVDLDTLERWAIGDRGARARLAGRTSEEVWTAELLRGELPPSGLARHTLAPVCERVEGLVESVESLRSGQPARTVHVDIALPAGRRITGAVDGVHGDRLVAAGYSSVGAKQLLAAWARLLALTAGYPDPGGWQASVLGTTTKGTVARAFGRLDPQIALARLADLVDLYLLGRTTVLPLPAKTAYAYAQAVHRDDRRTGAARRAARGAWEPDDRGFNDERADRWWRLAHGDAAPLDRLLADAAGPDTGLGALAPRLWDPILDNLEGGR from the coding sequence GTGACCTTCCACCTCCACCGCGCGGTCCGCACCGCCGAGCTCGCCGGCGGCCTCGGCGAGCTGCTCGCGGACCCGCTGGCGGACCCCTTCGCCGAGGAGGTCGTCGTCGTCCCCGAGCACGGGGTCGAGCGCTGGCTGGCTCAGCGGCTCAGCCATCGCCTCGGCGTGGGCGAAGGGGGGAGCGCCGCACCTCGTCGTGGAGACGGGGTCTGCGCCGGGGTGCGTTTCGTCCGGCCGGCCTCGCTCGTCACGATGCTCACGGGCCGCGAGCTCGACGACCCGTGGCTGCCGACCCACCTCGTGTGGCCGCTGCTCGCGACGATCGACCGCTGCCTCGGCGAGCCGTGGGCCGCCTCGCTGGCGCGGCACCTCGGGCACGGTGAGGCCGGCGCCGATGCCGACATCCGCCTGGGCCGCCGCTACGGCCTCGCCCTGCGGCTGGCCCGGCTGATCCACCGCTACGGGCTGCAGCGGCCGTCGGTGCTCACCGCCTGGCGGGCGGGCCGTGACGAGGACGGTGCGGGTGCCGAGCTGCCCGACGACCTGCGGTGGCAGGCGGAGCTCTACCGGCGGCTGCTCGAGGTCGTCGACGCCCCGCCGCCCGACGTGCGCCACACCGCGACCCTCGAGCGGCTGCGCGCGGGCGACGCGACCCTCGACCTGCCCGGGCGGCTCTCGCTCTTCGGCCACACCCGCCTGCCGGTGACCGAGGTCGAGCTGCTGCGCGCGCTCGCCGTGCACCGCGACGTCCACCTCTGGCTGCCCCAGCCCTCCCCCGCCGCGTGGTCCGCCATGACCGCCTCCCTCGACGGTGAGGGTCGCCGGTCTGTCGTGCCGCGATCCGACGACCCGCTCGCCGACGCGGTCGCGCACCCCCTGCTCGCCTCGCTCGGGCGCGACAGCCGCGAGCTCGTCCGGGTCCTCGGCGCCGACCTCGGCGACGAGGACGAGCTGCTCGAGACGCGGACGGCTCCCCCGGGCACCGTGCTCGCCTGGCTGCAGTCCGACATCGCCGCCAACCATGTCCCCGACCTCGCCGAGCGGTCGGCCCGGGTGCCGGCGCCGGGCGACCGCAGCCTGTCGATCCACGCCTGCCACGGGCCCACCCGCCAGGTCGAGGTGCTCCGCGAGGTGCTCGTCGGGCTGCTCGAGGACGACCCGACCCTCGAGCCGCGCGACGTCCTCGTGATGTGCCCCGACGTCGAGGTCTACGCGCCGCTCATCGGCGCCGCCTTCGGGCTCGGCGACCACGGCACCGACGCCGCCGGGGTCGACACCCACCCCGCGCACCGGCTGCGGGTCTCGATCGCCGACCGCTCGCTCCGCGCGACGAACCCGCTGCTCGGCGTCGCCGAGCAGCTCGTCGCCCTCGTGGGCGGCCGGGCGAGCGCCAGCGAGATCCTCGACCTCCTCGGCAGCGAGCCGGTCCGCCACCGCTTCCGTCTCGACGACCGGGACCTCGACCAGATCACCGGGTGGGTCGCCGCCACCGGGGTGCGGTGGGGCTTCGACGCGGCCGGGCGGGCTCCCTTCGCACTGGCCGCGGAGGCGCAGAACACCTGGTCTTTCGGCCTCGACCGGCTGCTGTCGGGCGTCGCCGTCTCGGCGGACGGGCCGCTGAGCATCGGTGGTCACACCCTGCCGTACGACGACATCGGCAGCGGCAGCATCGACCTCGCCGGCCGGCTCGCCGAGACGCTCTCCCGCGTCGAGGCGGCCGTCGAGACGCTCGGCGCGGCCCGCTCCGCGTCGGAGTGGACCAGGGCGCTGCGCGAGGCCGTCCTCGATCTCACCGACGTGCCGATGAGCGACGCGTGGCAGGTCGGGGACCTCGACCGGGTGCTCGCCGAGGCCTCCCAGCACGCCCCCGAGGACCTGCCGCTACGGATCGCCGACGTGCGGGTGCTCCTCGCCGACCGGCTCGCCGGCCGCCCGGGTCGCGCGAGCTTCCGCACCGGCGGGCTCACCGTCTGCACGATGGTCCCGATGCGCTCGGTACCGCACCGGGTGATCTGCCTCGTCGGGCTCGACGACGACAGCTTCCCCCGGCAGCAGAGCATCGACGGCGACGACGTGCTCGCTCGCGCCCCGCTGACCGGCGAGCGCGACGCCCGCAGCGAGGACCGCCAGCTGCTCCTCGACGCGGTCATGGCCGCCGGCGAGCGGCTCGTCATCACCTACACCGGAGCCGACGAACGCAGCGGCGAGCGACGCCCGCCCGCGGTCCCGCTCGGCGAGCTCATCGATGCCGCCGCCGAGACCGTGGCCACCGCAGCGGCCCCCGGGCGCGACGGGACGGACCCCGAGGACGCTGCCGTCACCGCGTCGGTCGCGCTCGGTGAGGTCCGGCACCCGCTCCAGCCCTTCGACCCGCGCAACTTCACCGCCGGGGTGCTCACCGGCGCCGACCGGCCGTTCTCCTTCGACCTCGCCGGGCTCGACGGGGCCACCGCACTGCTCGGTGAGCGCACGTCCGTGCCACCGCTGCTCGACGGCCCCCTCCCCGCGGAGGACCTCACGGAGATCTCGCTGGCCCAGCTCGTCGACTTCGTCCAGTCCCCGGCCAGGACCTTCCTCCGGGAGCGGCTCGGGCTCTCTGTGAGCTGGGAGGCCGACGAGGTGAGCGACCGCATGCCCGTCGACCTCGACACCCTCGAGCGATGGGCCATCGGCGACCGCGGCGCGCGGGCCCGGCTCGCCGGCCGGACCTCGGAGGAGGTGTGGACCGCCGAGCTCCTCCGCGGCGAGCTGCCACCGAGCGGCCTGGCCCGGCACACCCTCGCCCCCGTCTGCGAGCGCGTCGAGGGGCTCGTCGAGTCGGTGGAGTCGCTGCGCTCAGGTCAGCCGGCCCGCACCGTCCACGTCGACATCGCCTTGCCCGCCGGCCGCCGGATCACCGGTGCGGTCGACGGTGTCCACGGCGACCGGCTCGTCGCCGCCGGCTACAGCAGCGTCGGCGCCAAGCAGCTGCTCGCCGCCTGGGCCCGTCTGCTCGCCCTCACCGCCGGGTACCCCGACCCGGGCGGCTGGCAGGCGAGCGTCCTCGGCACGACGACGAAGGGGACCGTCGCTCGCGCCTTCGGACGGCTCGACCCCCAGATCGCGCTCGCCCGGCTCGCCGACCTCGTCGACCTCTACCTCCTCGGCCGCACCACCGTCCTGCCGCTGCCGGCCAAGACCGCCTACGCGTACGCCCAGGCGGTGCACCGCGACGACCGCAGGACCGGCGCCGCCCGGCGGGCCGCGCGGGGTGCGTGGGAGCCCGACGACCGGGGCTTCAACGACGAGCGCGCCGACCGCTGGTGGCGGCTGGCCCACGGCGACGCCGCACCCCTCGACCGGCTCCTCGCCGATGCCGCGGGCCCGGACACCGGCCTGGGCGCCCTCGCGCCCCGGCTCTGGGACCCCATCCTCGACAACCTCGAGGGGGGACGATGA